A stretch of DNA from Pseudonocardia hierapolitana:
CTACGACTCCTGCCAGGGCGGCTGCATGGCGGCCAAGTTCTTCACCGGCCTCCCCCTCGACGGCCCCGACCCGGAGTGCGTCCGCGGCTTCGGCGAGCAGGCCCTCGCCGCCCGGAACGCCGACACGGTGATCCCGAAGTCGGACGTCGACCACTCCCGGTCGGCACCGCGCAACTCCAGGGGTCCCGTGCCCGTCTCGATCGGGATGCGCCCGGACCGGGCATGCGACGAGAGCCCCCTCGCCGGCCTCCGGGTGCCGGTCGCCGGAACCTGACGAACGGCGCGCATGAAACTCGGTGACCGGGCGTGGCCCGAGGTGCCCGCCGCCACCGTGCTCGTTCCGCTCGGTGCGCTCGAGCAGCACGGTCCGCACCTGCCGCTCGACACCGACGCCCGGGTCGCCGCGGCCGTCGCCGCCCGGGTTGCCGTGGTCGACCCCGCGTTGCTGGTAGCGCCCCCGCTCGCCTACGGCGCCTCCGGCGAGCACGAAGGCTTCCCGGGCACGTTGTCGATCGGGCACGAGGCGCTCGGTGCGGTCCTCGTCGAGCTGGGGCGCTCGGCGTTCGGATGGGCGTCGCGGCTCGTGTTCGTCAACGGGCACGGCGGCAACCTCCCCACCGTCCCTGAGGCGGTGGCGCAGCTGCGCCACGAGGGCCGCGACGCGGCGTGGTCGCCGTGCGTCGTGGCCGGCGGGGACGCGCACGCGGGCCGCACCGAGACGTCGATTCTGCTCGCGCTGGACCCCGGCGCGGTCCGGCTGGGCGCCGCCGAACCGGGGGCGACCGCGCCGCTCACCGAGCTGCTCCCCGCTATGCGGGCGGGTGGCGTGGCGGCGGTGAGCCCGAACGGCGTGCTGGGCGACCCGACCGGCGCGAGCGCGCCGGAAGGCGAGCGCCTGCTGGGCGAGATGACCGCAGAGCTCACAGCCGGTCTCGCGCGCTGGCGCCCGGACCCAGCCGGCCGCCTGACCTGACGACCCGGGCCAGGCGGTCGGGCATCCGCCTGCCGTGCGTGTCGTCGTGTCACAGAGTTGGCGCTACCCCGCCCTTCTTCTCCCGCAGCATTCGGCGCACCGCGGCAATCACACGGTCGATGCCGGACTCCTGCAGCTTGAACTCCTGTTCCGGCCGGTCGTCATCTCGGATCTCGACGATGATCGAGCTTCGATCTCCGCTGGAGACGATGATCTGGAACTCACGGGT
This window harbors:
- the mftE gene encoding mycofactocin biosynthesis peptidyl-dipeptidase MftE; this encodes MKLGDRAWPEVPAATVLVPLGALEQHGPHLPLDTDARVAAAVAARVAVVDPALLVAPPLAYGASGEHEGFPGTLSIGHEALGAVLVELGRSAFGWASRLVFVNGHGGNLPTVPEAVAQLRHEGRDAAWSPCVVAGGDAHAGRTETSILLALDPGAVRLGAAEPGATAPLTELLPAMRAGGVAAVSPNGVLGDPTGASAPEGERLLGEMTAELTAGLARWRPDPAGRLT